tttttgagaaagaggtaatatcttACTCAACTCAAGCCTTTTGTTATGCATTTAAAAgctcacaaagttgtgcaagaagggtgttttttccattcattATCCGTAATTTTCCGTAATTTTTGTATTCAACAGTCTTGGTTTTTCACTCATGACTTTCCAAAAGTGCTCTTGAGACTTCACTGTAATTCTGCACTCtataaaaaactgttaattgttattattattctaatattaataattcGGCCACTGCAGGCATTTTGATACAAGCTTTATCTCTTACTAAACTTTGACTACGCGTTTGAAATAGACACTTCTGTGAAACATGGTTGAAAATCTAGGAATAGTGTTTTttaaagatcttttaaaaggaAGATGAGATCGGACAGAAAACGAACATTTTGAGAAGGATGCAATGATTGGAAAATAATGACTCACCAGAATCAACGAATGCTTTGACTGGATGAAAGTTAACTTTACAGTCGATGTACAACATCAGGACCTGCCCAAAGCTCTCGGGAGAATGCTCCATCGCTGTCTCCATGTTCGCATCGACGTTCTTCAATCTAAATATTACCAAGAAATCAGATCAAATGTTAAAACAACATAGACATAGGGTGTCActgccgagtggttaagagcgaACATTCAAGtgtttaaacagccaataaaggatgatctcaaatatataaatattacggttttctaatagctgcagtccctaggaaacattaaaaaaaaataacgagTCTCtgacctcacgttaaaacatggtaaaactGGGTTTTTCTACAGAACGCTCCAAgcaaaatttctgaaaaacgtggtgtcaaacaaacccgcgcgtcaaaggaatcgtgacgtcagtgggggctatttgatgtggaaaatagcgccctcagtttgccaaagctggagaactgtgttcaaacccaataaggggaaaatcgtcactggcgtcaaggggttattataatagataagccgtttttgactctcggctgaaaaagccgcgcgaccgagtgcatttttgactcgagttatttattactaaatgcaaattttgagagtaaaatggttattaaccggtaactacgatgtctatttggccacaaaaaaggtaatagttgaaatattgagatcctCCTTTATTGGCTATTTAAGTCATTGgagggtgggttcgaatcccggtcatggcacttgtgttcttgagcaagatgctttactttaattgcttctcttcacccattggtagaggttgatattgtgtatgataTTGTGTAAGAAAATCCACTGGCACCACAGGGCAGCTCAGGGCCGTATACTCCCATGAGAGTTGAGAAAGTGTAGACTCTTACCTGATGGTCTCTTCTATCTGTTGTTGTGCGCTTGCATCAAATGGATTAGCGTTCATCATTCGTATCTGCATCAATTCTTTCTCAACTCTTTCCCTCCTCTGTTTATCTAGCACTTCAGCAAATTTACctgacagaaagaaaaaaaaaattagtcaaGAGGGGAATTTATCATCACGACAGTTCAAAAATGTTGTATCTCACTTAAGCAAAAACAGAATTCAAACTACTCCTGCTGACTTACAAATCTCTCACCCAATCAGCACCTCATTATCTTCAAGAAACTCCTTCATCCATGTGTACCACATCGTACCATGCGTTCCAGCTCTACCTCTCAACTAGTCCCATACATCACTCACTAAGTCATGGCCACCGCTTAATGGCCACTATAGCCACTCATCAATTGTGTAAAGCGCTTCGGGACTGCTGTGTGAAGTGCTACACAAGTTCTCTTGCAGGCCTTGAAACAAACCACAGCACCACAGCAACAATGCTACAACAATATAAACAGCACTGACTATAAGGttttggtaaatttgtgtgaatGCATCCAAACCAAACAGCACACTCCTATAACGTCctccatacctcaaaaaggcttatcgGCCTGGTgcactgtgcttttgctgtggtgccctctgcaaggttttaaTTGATTTTGCTCTCCCCTTATACAcacacaaggatttgttttaCCCCACGTTTACCCAGGGCATTTTTACACTGTGTGCCTTTCACACGATTGCACGTTTCAAGAACACCCCACgggttttaccgcttaccctACTCCAGAGCAAGCGTGGCTACTCAATGGGGTATGCTCATTTGCCAAGGTAGGAAAGCGGTAAGTGTGAAAGGGCCGGCCTTTATTGAAACAAGCTTTTTGAGTCCTTGGACTCACAGACagtattaattatttaaatgaCTTTCCAGTCGAGATTTCTTACCAAGGTCCCCGCTTAAGAGTGCATCAGCGAGAGGACGATTGCGTTCCTTGAGAAGTGAAAGCTGATGTGGATCATTAAGGAACATTTGTCTAAGATGAGCTGGATCGTTCTCATTGACCGGTACTGGAGGCACTCGTTGCTGCTGCTCGCTTGAAGGCACCGTCGGTCTTTGGGACACCGCGGAAGGTCCGGCCGCTCCCGGTATCTGGATTTGACTGAAGTCCATATTCAGCATACTTGGAGCTCCTCCTACAAAGATTATCAAAATAAATCTTGAAAGTTAGTAATAGAACTTTGGTACTTGGTAGTTATCCTCCTGAAACTTCAGCGGGGGAGCTTGACAAGGAGGTCAGGTGAGTGTCGTCTAATtcaggtttttgttgttgtttcagtTGTGACTGTAATTGCTTTTGAAGATTTGGTGGGATTTGGAATCTATGAGGGATAACTGTCTTAAATTATAGGTTGTTCTCCTGGGCCTAATGCTTAAcagcttttaaaagcaaagagAAACATTGTTGTTGtgcctgaagacgagcagagtgtactgtttgaaacagctcttctcagagccaacactcacaagAAAGagttttggcagcaggtacagTTCTCCGCCTCAAAATCCAACTGGACAAAGTCCTAGCCCTAGGTGAAATGGGGTATAACACAGGCTATATGGCTCTTTACCCCACGGCCAGCTTGTCGGCAACAGCTAGTTGGCCCTCTACAGGTGAGATACAGGTGAGAAGTTTACTATTTAtctatttcttttttaaatggaaaTTAAGTGCTGGCACTGGATTATGGATACTAAAGTGAAACCtttccaaaataattttaagtttacaaaaaagaaaagaaaaaggtaaCAGCCCAGGTAAACAGTTGTAAACACTTTTGAATGGGGCAAGGTCTGTGTCTTGTTTTGTGGATGAAGTCGGTCTGAGTCATCAGCCCTTAGACATGTCACTGTCAGCCGAGCGTGTGATGTGTGACACTGACAAGTGACTCACTCACTACTCATCAGAGAGCCTCTCGTCATATGCTCGTCACATTGATGACATTTGTtgacaaaatgcaaaaacaaataaacatgcattttttttttatgaatgataAAACTAGGTCTGAAAAAGTGAAAGTACATCATTGGAACAAGGACTTTAGAAGGCATAATAAAATGACTGAATTAAGTAATTATTgggaaagtttccgtatggcgccaccacttattattcattcgatatgaaataattatagTATCTCATCTGATCTGaattacctcaatgagatatccctttttgtaaaaatgtgtgaaaaagtggtggcgccatacggaaagttatcctaattATTTtctaactttgttgtgcttgcGGAGGAGCAGTAGACCGCTGTTGCAGGAGCAACATGTCGCCGTCTTTCACTCCGAAACCACCCAGCGTCTTCTGTGGATCTTGCAGTAACCGACCTTCATGATGGACCAAACACTGTTCACTCGAAACCCCACACTCGAACTCACACAAAGCCTTGAAATTTACCAACTCTAACTCTGGACTCACATCCAGTGTGAAGACATCGCCGGCCAAGGTTGTTACAGTGACTTTCATTTTGAAGAAAGgattaaaaatgtacaaataaatATGAGAAGTTGACTTTTAATCTGGAAGTTTAACCTTACAATTCGTGCGTTTTGCTTACTCAAGGTTCTAATAAGTTtgttgaacagcgccctcaatcttTGTTTAGAGCGTTGAAGTCAAGTGGGGGCGCTATACAGCTTTTGCGGTTACGTTTAAAGACCTTGCTTTATCAACTAACTAAACGGGCCGGGTCatcttttgtttataaaatcaCTAAGCGAGCTTTACCATTAAAAGTTCGTTTATTTTTTGGCTTAGTGTTCCTTAGCAAGGCTTAGatttaaaatgaataatttgaaaacaaaataaggatatttgttttacttaccAAATCAAATGTTAGCTATAACCGCAACAGTTtaagttgtgtttattttgtggcTTGAACAAAGCTCTggtttaaataaataacttcttaaaatgtttgaaaagctTAAAATTAGCATTGCAAATTGCTTTTAATGCAGAAAATAATATTGGCATTAAAACACTCAGtacgctttaaaaaaaaaaaaaaaaaaaaaagagaaaattaaaTTGTATTTCGTTCAACAGCATAATATCCATGACAATAGCTGTGGTGGCAGTGGTCAAGATAATAAAGCATTAAGGATGTTTTTCCACTTTTAAATAGGCCTAGAgttgttatttaaaaagataCAAGCTTTAAAATTGAGAATCTGAGACGCGACTGCAGTAACTGTTATCAGATTGTCTTTTCCCTATGGGGATTATTCTTCCCGCTGTATGCATGCACTCTATTAAGGGGGAGCGATTAAAAGCTTCATCCAAATGATTGAAATTAGGGACAgctcctgtttttttttaaagatttataaaAGTCGTAAGCACTTAAAGATTCAACTTTAAATTCTATAAATGGATTTGTCAAACCTCTAAATCCCTCCTACTTGGAGTGTGGACAATTCGCTCTGGGTTCTCGGTGATCTCAAAAACATGTTGGTTTCACGGATTTAATTCAATGTCTTTTTAAATTCTAAGTTATTTAAAATGCAATTCAGTCTTCAGTCGTTGGACCGCAAAGTTTTGAATGTGTTTAAATAAACCAAACCATtcataaaccataaaccataaTCTGAACTTGGAGTGAATTCTTGACTGGTCTTAGGTGTTTCACCCTTTGGTCGGCGGACCCGTCTGAAGGCGAGAGACTGTAGATTAAAAACCGTGTCATTGAACGATCGCAAAATCAACGGGACCACGGCACATCAATTCTTACTTCTTATAG
This Asterias amurensis chromosome 21, ASM3211899v1 DNA region includes the following protein-coding sequences:
- the LOC139952784 gene encoding protein DDI1 homolog 2-like, with the protein product MKVTVTTLAGDVFTLDVSPELELVNFKALCEFECGVSSEQCLVHHEGRLLQDPQKTLGGFGVKDGDMLLLQQRSTAPPQAQQRGAPSMLNMDFSQIQIPGAAGPSAVSQRPTVPSSEQQQRVPPVPVNENDPAHLRQMFLNDPHQLSLLKERNRPLADALLSGDLGKFAEVLDKQRRERVEKELMQIRMMNANPFDASAQQQIEETIRLKNVDANMETAMEHSPESFGQVLMLYIDCKVNFHPVKAFVDSGAQMTIMSQACAERCNIMRLVDKRWAGVAKGVGTQKIIGRVHLGQIQIGPAFLQSSFAILEDQPMDMLLGLDMLKRHQCCIDLKNNLLRIGTTGTETAFLGEADVPICARLNRTESMEHTALESEDKQLAEALQRSSQDTAGPSGSTVASNPSQQSSFPEATISELVAMGFQRDDVITELQRHNGDKQTAIASLFAKNFKIPGQK